Proteins from one Falco naumanni isolate bFalNau1 chromosome 2, bFalNau1.pat, whole genome shotgun sequence genomic window:
- the SPART gene encoding spartin isoform X1 — MEELQDPVMQEDANIKAINEEYRKAFIFINRGLNTDERGQKEEARSYYKQGLDHLLRGISIPSQGPACVGSQWESARQMQQKMRETLRNVHARLGILEQNMPPVQASPAAMDAPAGVPKLYPSIPSKEKPERPPAPNSSFVPNQPPVADRGVATASQGQIPAMSPSSAKPLCLPNEAPPAYTPQATNGHFTVSYGTDSGEFSSVGEDYYSKCTQPPPLENLGVDADELILIPQGVQIFFVTPDGQVSAPSYPGYLRIVKFLDTDSEMAQNRPPAFLQVCDWLYPLMCNQSPVLCCNTGVYMFPDTMSQIPGSYVGVVLSSELPAADRELFEDLLKQMSDLRIQVPGSHERVGLSSELPATDRAHFEDKFKQMSGHKVQPSEASGDAVNLPQTVRIQPQPEGAENQKELPEWSEKVAHGILSGASWVSWGLVKGAEYTGKAIHKGASKLREHIQPEEKPLEVNPTVAKGLHVAKQATGGAVKVSQFLVEGVCSIASCVGKELAPHVKKHGSKLVPESLKKDKDGKSTFDGALVVAASGVQGFSTVWQGLESAAKCIAKSVSTETVKTVKYKYGDDAGHATDNAMNSAINVGVTAFNIDSIGIKAVVKKTAKETGHAVLDEYKVLDNEKKDKK; from the exons ATGGAAGAACTGCAGGATCCAGTTATGCAAGAAGATGCAAATATTAAAGCTATTAATGAAGAGTACAGGAAAgcctttatttttatcaataGAGGACTGAATACCGATGAACGGGGTCAGAAAGAAGAGGCAAGAAGTTATTACAAGCAAGGGCTTGACCACTTGCTCCGAGGTATTAGCATTCCATcgcaaggtcctgcatgtgtAGGGTCCCAGTGGGAGTCTGCTAGGCAAATGCAACAGAAGATGAGGGAGACCCTCCGAAATGTTCACGCTCGACTCGGCATTCTAGAACAAAACATGCCACCTGTACAAGCAAGTCCTGCTGCGATGGATGCCCCTGCTGGGGTGCCCAAGTTGTACCCATCCATTCCTTCCAAAGAAAAACCAGAACGACCTCCTGCCCCTAATTCTTCGTTTGTACCAAATCAACCACCTGTAGCAGATAGGGGTGTTGCAACTGCGAGCCAGGGGCAAATTCCAGCTATGAGTCCATCATCTGCAAAACCTCTTTGTCTGCCAAATGAAGCACCTCCTGCCTATACTCCTCAAGCTACCAACGGCCATTTTACCGTGTCTTATGGCACGGACTCAGGGGAGTTTTCTTCTGTAGGTGAGGACTACTACAGTAAGTGTACTCAGCCACCTCCCCTTGAAAACCTGGGAGTGGATGCAGATGAGCTGATCTTGATTCCCCAAGGAGTGCAAATCTTCTTTGTAACTCCTGATGGGCAGGTTAGTGCTCCTTCATATCCTGGATATCTACGCATTGTGAAGTTCCTGGATACAGATAGTGAGATGGCACAGAATCGTCCACCTGCATTTCTTCAg GTTTGTGACTGGTTATATCCTCTAATGTGTAACCAGTCTCCTGTTCTGTGCTGCAATACTGGAGTGTACATGTTTCCTGACACGATGTCCCAGATACCAGGGTCCTACGTGGGAGTAGTGCTGTCTTCAGAACTTCCAGCAGCTGACAGAGAGCTGTTTGAGGATCTCTTAAAACAGATGTCTGACCTTCGAATCCAG GTGCCAGGATCCCATGAGAGAGTAGGGTTATCTTCAGAGCTCCCAGCAACTGATAGAGCGCATTTTGAAGATAAATTTAAACAGATGTCTGGCCACAAAGTCCAG CCTTCAGAAGCCTCTGGTGATGCAGTTAACTTGCCTCAGACTGTACGTATCCAACCACAACCTGAAGgagcagaaaatcagaaagagTTGCCAGAATGGAGTGAGAAAGTTGCCCATGGAATCTTATCAG GTGCGTCTTGGGTAAGCTGGGGCCTAGTAAAAGGAGCAGAATATACTGGTAAAGCTATCCACAAAGGAGCTTCTAAACTGCGAGAACACATTCAACCAGAAGAAAAACCTCTGGAAGTCAATCCAACTGTAGCAAAGGGACTTCACGTAGCAAAACAGGCTACTGGAGGAGCTGTGAAAGTCAGCCAGTTCTTAG TTGAGGGAGTGTGTTCTATAGCAAGCTGTGTCGGAAAGGAGCTGGCTCCACACGTGAAGAAGCATGGCAGCAAATTAGTTCCAGAATCCCTTAAGAAAGATAAAGATGGTAAATCCACTTTTGATGGTGCTCTGGTGGTGGCAGCAAGTGGAGTTCAAG GGTTTTCAACAGTGTGGCAAGGTTTAGAAAGCGCAGCAAAGTGCATTGCTAAAAGTGTTTCAACTGAGACTGTAAAAACTGTCAAATACAA
- the SPART gene encoding spartin isoform X2 codes for MEELQDPVMQEDANIKAINEEYRKAFIFINRGLNTDERGQKEEARSYYKQGLDHLLRGISIPSQGPACVGSQWESARQMQQKMRETLRNVHARLGILEQNMPPVQASPAAMDAPAGVPKLYPSIPSKEKPERPPAPNSSFVPNQPPVADRGVATASQGQIPAMSPSSAKPLCLPNEAPPAYTPQATNGHFTVSYGTDSGEFSSVGEDYYSKCTQPPPLENLGVDADELILIPQGVQIFFVTPDGQVSAPSYPGYLRIVKFLDTDSEMAQNRPPAFLQVCDWLYPLMCNQSPVLCCNTGVYMFPDTMSQIPGSYVGVVLSSELPAADRELFEDLLKQMSDLRIQVPGSHERVGLSSELPATDRAHFEDKFKQMSGHKVQPSEASGDAVNLPQTVRIQPQPEGAENQKELPEWSEKVAHGILSGASWVSWGLVKGAEYTGKAIHKGASKLREHIQPEEKPLEVNPTVAKGLHVAKQATGGAVKVSQFLVEGVCSIASCVGKELAPHVKKHGSKLVPESLKKDKDGKSTFDGALVVAASGVQGFSTVWQGLESAAKCIAKSVSTETVKTVKYKEFPCSATKQLIFPKLMLEEMKDEPQVTR; via the exons ATGGAAGAACTGCAGGATCCAGTTATGCAAGAAGATGCAAATATTAAAGCTATTAATGAAGAGTACAGGAAAgcctttatttttatcaataGAGGACTGAATACCGATGAACGGGGTCAGAAAGAAGAGGCAAGAAGTTATTACAAGCAAGGGCTTGACCACTTGCTCCGAGGTATTAGCATTCCATcgcaaggtcctgcatgtgtAGGGTCCCAGTGGGAGTCTGCTAGGCAAATGCAACAGAAGATGAGGGAGACCCTCCGAAATGTTCACGCTCGACTCGGCATTCTAGAACAAAACATGCCACCTGTACAAGCAAGTCCTGCTGCGATGGATGCCCCTGCTGGGGTGCCCAAGTTGTACCCATCCATTCCTTCCAAAGAAAAACCAGAACGACCTCCTGCCCCTAATTCTTCGTTTGTACCAAATCAACCACCTGTAGCAGATAGGGGTGTTGCAACTGCGAGCCAGGGGCAAATTCCAGCTATGAGTCCATCATCTGCAAAACCTCTTTGTCTGCCAAATGAAGCACCTCCTGCCTATACTCCTCAAGCTACCAACGGCCATTTTACCGTGTCTTATGGCACGGACTCAGGGGAGTTTTCTTCTGTAGGTGAGGACTACTACAGTAAGTGTACTCAGCCACCTCCCCTTGAAAACCTGGGAGTGGATGCAGATGAGCTGATCTTGATTCCCCAAGGAGTGCAAATCTTCTTTGTAACTCCTGATGGGCAGGTTAGTGCTCCTTCATATCCTGGATATCTACGCATTGTGAAGTTCCTGGATACAGATAGTGAGATGGCACAGAATCGTCCACCTGCATTTCTTCAg GTTTGTGACTGGTTATATCCTCTAATGTGTAACCAGTCTCCTGTTCTGTGCTGCAATACTGGAGTGTACATGTTTCCTGACACGATGTCCCAGATACCAGGGTCCTACGTGGGAGTAGTGCTGTCTTCAGAACTTCCAGCAGCTGACAGAGAGCTGTTTGAGGATCTCTTAAAACAGATGTCTGACCTTCGAATCCAG GTGCCAGGATCCCATGAGAGAGTAGGGTTATCTTCAGAGCTCCCAGCAACTGATAGAGCGCATTTTGAAGATAAATTTAAACAGATGTCTGGCCACAAAGTCCAG CCTTCAGAAGCCTCTGGTGATGCAGTTAACTTGCCTCAGACTGTACGTATCCAACCACAACCTGAAGgagcagaaaatcagaaagagTTGCCAGAATGGAGTGAGAAAGTTGCCCATGGAATCTTATCAG GTGCGTCTTGGGTAAGCTGGGGCCTAGTAAAAGGAGCAGAATATACTGGTAAAGCTATCCACAAAGGAGCTTCTAAACTGCGAGAACACATTCAACCAGAAGAAAAACCTCTGGAAGTCAATCCAACTGTAGCAAAGGGACTTCACGTAGCAAAACAGGCTACTGGAGGAGCTGTGAAAGTCAGCCAGTTCTTAG TTGAGGGAGTGTGTTCTATAGCAAGCTGTGTCGGAAAGGAGCTGGCTCCACACGTGAAGAAGCATGGCAGCAAATTAGTTCCAGAATCCCTTAAGAAAGATAAAGATGGTAAATCCACTTTTGATGGTGCTCTGGTGGTGGCAGCAAGTGGAGTTCAAG GGTTTTCAACAGTGTGGCAAGGTTTAGAAAGCGCAGCAAAGTGCATTGCTAAAAGTGTTTCAACTGAGACTGTAAAAACTGTCAAATACAA
- the SPART gene encoding spartin isoform X4 translates to MEELQDPVMQEDANIKAINEEYRKAFIFINRGLNTDERGQKEEARSYYKQGLDHLLRGISIPSQGPACVGSQWESARQMQQKMRETLRNVHARLGILEQNMPPVQASPAAMDAPAGVPKLYPSIPSKEKPERPPAPNSSFVPNQPPVADRGVATASQGQIPAMSPSSAKPLCLPNEAPPAYTPQATNGHFTVSYGTDSGEFSSVGEDYYSKCTQPPPLENLGVDADELILIPQGVQIFFVTPDGQVSAPSYPGYLRIVKFLDTDSEMAQNRPPAFLQVCDWLYPLMCNQSPVLCCNTGVYMFPDTMSQIPGSYVGVVLSSELPAADRELFEDLLKQMSDLRIQVPGSHERVGLSSELPATDRAHFEDKFKQMSGHKVQPSEASGDAVNLPQTVRIQPQPEGAENQKELPEWSEKVAHGILSGASWVSWGLVKGAEYTGKAIHKGASKLREHIQPEEKPLEVNPTVAKGLHVAKQATGGAVKVSQFLVEGVCSIASCVGKELAPHVKKHGSKLVPESLKKDKDGKSTFDGALVVAASGVQGFSTVWQGLESAAKCIAKSVSTETVKTVKYKYKNRTYGDQQSTGTKSENQ, encoded by the exons ATGGAAGAACTGCAGGATCCAGTTATGCAAGAAGATGCAAATATTAAAGCTATTAATGAAGAGTACAGGAAAgcctttatttttatcaataGAGGACTGAATACCGATGAACGGGGTCAGAAAGAAGAGGCAAGAAGTTATTACAAGCAAGGGCTTGACCACTTGCTCCGAGGTATTAGCATTCCATcgcaaggtcctgcatgtgtAGGGTCCCAGTGGGAGTCTGCTAGGCAAATGCAACAGAAGATGAGGGAGACCCTCCGAAATGTTCACGCTCGACTCGGCATTCTAGAACAAAACATGCCACCTGTACAAGCAAGTCCTGCTGCGATGGATGCCCCTGCTGGGGTGCCCAAGTTGTACCCATCCATTCCTTCCAAAGAAAAACCAGAACGACCTCCTGCCCCTAATTCTTCGTTTGTACCAAATCAACCACCTGTAGCAGATAGGGGTGTTGCAACTGCGAGCCAGGGGCAAATTCCAGCTATGAGTCCATCATCTGCAAAACCTCTTTGTCTGCCAAATGAAGCACCTCCTGCCTATACTCCTCAAGCTACCAACGGCCATTTTACCGTGTCTTATGGCACGGACTCAGGGGAGTTTTCTTCTGTAGGTGAGGACTACTACAGTAAGTGTACTCAGCCACCTCCCCTTGAAAACCTGGGAGTGGATGCAGATGAGCTGATCTTGATTCCCCAAGGAGTGCAAATCTTCTTTGTAACTCCTGATGGGCAGGTTAGTGCTCCTTCATATCCTGGATATCTACGCATTGTGAAGTTCCTGGATACAGATAGTGAGATGGCACAGAATCGTCCACCTGCATTTCTTCAg GTTTGTGACTGGTTATATCCTCTAATGTGTAACCAGTCTCCTGTTCTGTGCTGCAATACTGGAGTGTACATGTTTCCTGACACGATGTCCCAGATACCAGGGTCCTACGTGGGAGTAGTGCTGTCTTCAGAACTTCCAGCAGCTGACAGAGAGCTGTTTGAGGATCTCTTAAAACAGATGTCTGACCTTCGAATCCAG GTGCCAGGATCCCATGAGAGAGTAGGGTTATCTTCAGAGCTCCCAGCAACTGATAGAGCGCATTTTGAAGATAAATTTAAACAGATGTCTGGCCACAAAGTCCAG CCTTCAGAAGCCTCTGGTGATGCAGTTAACTTGCCTCAGACTGTACGTATCCAACCACAACCTGAAGgagcagaaaatcagaaagagTTGCCAGAATGGAGTGAGAAAGTTGCCCATGGAATCTTATCAG GTGCGTCTTGGGTAAGCTGGGGCCTAGTAAAAGGAGCAGAATATACTGGTAAAGCTATCCACAAAGGAGCTTCTAAACTGCGAGAACACATTCAACCAGAAGAAAAACCTCTGGAAGTCAATCCAACTGTAGCAAAGGGACTTCACGTAGCAAAACAGGCTACTGGAGGAGCTGTGAAAGTCAGCCAGTTCTTAG TTGAGGGAGTGTGTTCTATAGCAAGCTGTGTCGGAAAGGAGCTGGCTCCACACGTGAAGAAGCATGGCAGCAAATTAGTTCCAGAATCCCTTAAGAAAGATAAAGATGGTAAATCCACTTTTGATGGTGCTCTGGTGGTGGCAGCAAGTGGAGTTCAAG GGTTTTCAACAGTGTGGCAAGGTTTAGAAAGCGCAGCAAAGTGCATTGCTAAAAGTGTTTCAACTGAGACTGTAAAAACTGTCAAATACAA